One part of the Anaerolineales bacterium genome encodes these proteins:
- the ligD gene encoding DNA ligase D, with the protein MVDPQQSLQEYRNKRDFSKTSEPRPSDAASGAVSLGPHQARFCIQKHDATRLHYDVRLEIEGVLVSWAVPQGPSYDPVVKRLAVRTEDHPMEYLDFEGVIPKGEYGAGPIILWDQGVYTNIRGTKRKPFSMKESLDAGLVEVRLEGEKVKGEFALVRTKYEGKQENWLMVKMKDSFANPEYDIVADLPLSVKSGKSIEELEEEGSRAQLPAALRSLQPETLDKLVPDSFPGWKEPMLASPEDRPTERANWIYEPKLDGQRAIIYRKGGQVQMLSRNKLIITEQYPELAAALKQHGRGDFVADAEIVSFEGQRASFEQMQKRMHVQRPSKELIEDAPVFMYLFDVTYYEGYDTTRLSQLERKQLLRGLVEYNDPLRYMEYQEGGGLELFQQACASGQEGVIAKDSNAPYQRSRSKSWLKWKCVRQQEFVVGGFTLPAGGMRGFGALLVGYYSEGGDKLQFVGGVGTGYSDEAIRDIRRKLDSLATNDNPFMPDDLLPLQDVQWVRPELVVQVGFGEWTKLTKIRHPRYLGLRTDKDARSVRREATTAEPAQPAAQPVPAEEPRAAGDETREVEGQKIKITNPGKMLFPDVNKARVIDYYEQIAPVMLPHVANRPISMQRFPDGIRAQGFFHKEAPEYFPKFVSLVEVRTSASAAETQLQVMINNAATLVYLAQLASFVIHIWTSQAPLLDQPDKIVFDLDPSTDDSWDAVVSGARDMRRMLTEMGLPSFVMATGSRGLHVCVPLVPQHNFDTVLLFAKAVCTTLERRDPKFTTQIRKDKRKGRIFLDYLRNRYAQTGIAPYSLRAKPGAPLAAPLAWEELEDPSFRADKFNVSNIMQRLSNDGDPWAGFFAARTALPDFGLIEQVLKA; encoded by the coding sequence GTGGTAGACCCACAACAAAGCCTTCAGGAGTATCGCAATAAGCGCGATTTCTCCAAAACCAGCGAACCCCGGCCAAGTGACGCTGCGTCCGGCGCCGTATCACTTGGCCCGCACCAGGCGCGTTTTTGCATCCAAAAGCATGATGCTACGCGCCTGCACTACGATGTGCGCCTTGAGATCGAGGGCGTGCTGGTGTCGTGGGCTGTGCCGCAAGGCCCTTCGTATGACCCCGTCGTCAAGCGCCTGGCCGTGCGCACCGAAGATCACCCCATGGAGTATCTGGATTTTGAAGGCGTGATCCCCAAGGGAGAGTATGGCGCCGGCCCCATCATTTTGTGGGATCAGGGGGTGTATACAAATATTCGTGGCACGAAGCGCAAGCCGTTCAGCATGAAAGAGTCGCTTGATGCCGGGCTGGTGGAAGTCCGCTTGGAAGGGGAAAAGGTTAAAGGCGAATTTGCTCTCGTGCGTACCAAGTACGAAGGCAAGCAAGAAAACTGGCTGATGGTGAAGATGAAGGATTCCTTCGCCAACCCTGAGTACGACATCGTGGCTGATCTGCCCCTTTCAGTAAAGAGCGGTAAGAGCATCGAGGAGCTTGAGGAGGAAGGCAGCCGTGCGCAGCTGCCTGCCGCGCTGCGCAGCCTACAGCCTGAAACGCTGGACAAACTTGTGCCTGACAGCTTTCCAGGGTGGAAGGAGCCGATGCTGGCATCGCCTGAAGACCGGCCAACTGAGCGGGCAAACTGGATCTACGAGCCTAAGCTCGACGGGCAACGAGCCATCATTTATCGCAAGGGTGGGCAGGTGCAGATGCTCTCGCGCAACAAGCTCATCATCACTGAGCAATACCCCGAACTGGCCGCAGCACTAAAGCAGCATGGCCGCGGCGACTTTGTGGCCGATGCCGAGATTGTCTCCTTTGAAGGGCAACGCGCCAGTTTTGAGCAGATGCAAAAGCGCATGCATGTGCAAAGACCGAGCAAGGAGCTGATCGAAGACGCCCCGGTCTTCATGTATCTGTTCGACGTTACCTACTATGAAGGCTATGACACTACGCGCTTGAGCCAACTGGAGCGCAAGCAACTGCTGCGCGGCCTGGTGGAATACAACGATCCTCTGCGTTATATGGAGTACCAGGAAGGCGGCGGGCTTGAGCTATTTCAGCAAGCCTGTGCCAGTGGGCAGGAAGGTGTGATCGCCAAAGACAGCAACGCGCCTTACCAGCGCAGCCGCTCTAAGAGCTGGCTGAAGTGGAAGTGTGTACGGCAACAGGAATTTGTGGTCGGCGGCTTTACGTTGCCCGCCGGCGGTATGCGCGGCTTCGGCGCGCTGCTGGTGGGCTATTACTCCGAAGGCGGCGACAAGCTGCAATTTGTAGGTGGGGTGGGCACCGGCTATTCAGACGAGGCCATTCGCGATATCCGCCGGAAGCTTGATTCGCTGGCAACAAATGACAACCCGTTCATGCCAGATGATCTGCTGCCCTTACAAGATGTTCAATGGGTGCGGCCCGAGTTGGTGGTTCAAGTGGGCTTTGGAGAATGGACCAAGCTGACCAAGATCCGCCACCCGCGTTATCTGGGCCTTCGCACAGACAAGGATGCACGCAGCGTCCGTCGTGAGGCGACGACTGCAGAGCCTGCCCAGCCAGCAGCGCAGCCAGTACCCGCCGAGGAGCCGCGGGCGGCGGGGGATGAGACCCGCGAAGTGGAGGGGCAGAAGATCAAGATCACCAACCCGGGCAAAATGCTCTTTCCGGATGTGAACAAGGCCCGCGTCATCGACTATTATGAACAGATCGCCCCGGTGATGCTGCCGCATGTGGCCAACCGGCCGATCAGCATGCAGCGCTTTCCCGATGGAATCCGCGCACAAGGTTTCTTTCATAAAGAGGCGCCGGAGTATTTTCCCAAGTTCGTTAGCCTGGTTGAAGTGCGCACCAGTGCCAGCGCGGCCGAGACGCAATTGCAGGTCATGATCAACAACGCGGCCACGCTGGTATATCTGGCGCAACTGGCTTCGTTCGTCATCCATATCTGGACCAGCCAGGCGCCGCTGTTGGATCAGCCTGACAAGATTGTCTTCGATCTTGACCCATCCACTGACGACAGCTGGGATGCTGTGGTGAGCGGGGCGCGGGACATGCGCCGTATGCTGACGGAAATGGGGCTGCCATCCTTTGTGATGGCTACCGGTTCACGCGGCCTGCACGTGTGTGTGCCGCTGGTGCCGCAGCACAACTTTGATACCGTGCTGTTGTTCGCCAAGGCCGTGTGCACCACGCTAGAGCGGCGCGATCCCAAATTCACAACACAGATCCGCAAAGACAAGCGTAAAGGGCGCATATTCTTGGACTATTTGCGCAACCGCTATGCCCAGACGGGGATAGCGCCATATTCGCTGCGCGCCAAACCAGGGGCGCCGCTGGCGGCGCCCCTGGCTTGGGAGGAGCTTGAGGACCCCAGCTTCCGAGCAGACAAGTTCAACGTCAGCAACATCATGCAGCGACTTTCAAATGACGGCGATCCGTGGGCGGGCTTCTTTGCGGCCCGCACTGCGCTGCCAGATTTTGGACTGATCGAGCAAGTACTTAAAGCGTAG
- a CDS encoding aldehyde dehydrogenase family protein — protein sequence MKSILQKLNLQDVNSGASFGEGQWIDDKAGTELISYNPSTGEPIAKVIQATPAAYDQVVKASQQAFEGWRNVPAPKRGQLVRDLGEAVRELKEPLGELVSLEMGKIRAEGLGEVQEMIDICEFALGLSRQLYGLTMHSERPNHRMYEQWHPLGPVGVISAFNFPIAVWSWNSTLASVCGDTVIWKPSELVPLSAIATQHICNRVMADHGLNGIFSLVIGTGQEVGELMINDPRIPLVSFTGSTKVGRHVNQTVAGRFGKTLLELGGNNAIIVAEDANLDLAVRAILFGAVGTAGQRCTSTRRIIAHESIVDELTQRLVKAYGQVSIGDPLDEGTLMGPLVTPAAVEKMEAALQRANEAGGTVLTGGKRMERPGNYVEPTIVRMPKQTDVVKEETFAPVLYVLDYENVDEALQIHNDVPQGLSSAIFTDSMQTVERFLSSGGSDCGIANVNIGTSGAEIGGAFGGEKETGGGRESGSDSWRAYMRRQTNTINWGKELPLAQGIKFAD from the coding sequence ATGAAATCAATCCTTCAAAAACTCAACCTTCAAGACGTCAATTCCGGGGCCTCGTTTGGAGAAGGCCAATGGATCGACGATAAAGCGGGCACCGAACTCATTTCATATAACCCATCCACTGGGGAGCCGATCGCTAAGGTGATTCAAGCTACGCCCGCGGCCTATGACCAGGTGGTCAAGGCATCCCAACAGGCGTTCGAAGGCTGGCGCAATGTGCCAGCCCCCAAGCGTGGGCAGCTGGTGCGCGATCTGGGCGAAGCCGTGCGCGAGCTCAAGGAGCCTTTGGGCGAACTCGTTTCGCTGGAAATGGGCAAGATCCGCGCCGAGGGGCTGGGCGAAGTGCAGGAGATGATCGATATCTGTGAGTTCGCGCTGGGGTTAAGCCGCCAGTTGTACGGCCTGACCATGCACAGCGAGCGGCCCAACCATCGCATGTACGAACAGTGGCATCCGCTCGGCCCGGTGGGCGTCATCAGCGCATTTAACTTCCCCATCGCAGTATGGTCGTGGAACTCCACGCTGGCAAGCGTTTGCGGCGACACAGTCATCTGGAAACCCTCGGAACTGGTGCCGCTGAGCGCGATCGCCACCCAGCATATTTGCAACCGCGTTATGGCTGACCATGGGCTGAACGGCATCTTTAGCCTGGTGATCGGCACCGGCCAGGAAGTGGGCGAGTTGATGATCAACGACCCGCGCATTCCGCTGGTCTCATTCACGGGTTCGACAAAAGTGGGCCGCCACGTCAACCAGACGGTGGCCGGCCGCTTTGGCAAGACCCTGCTGGAGCTGGGCGGCAACAATGCCATCATCGTGGCCGAGGACGCCAACTTGGATCTGGCCGTGCGCGCGATCCTGTTTGGCGCAGTGGGCACTGCAGGCCAGCGCTGCACCAGCACGCGCCGCATCATCGCGCACGAGAGCATTGTGGATGAACTGACCCAACGTCTGGTGAAGGCCTATGGCCAGGTCAGCATTGGTGATCCGTTGGACGAAGGCACCTTGATGGGGCCGCTGGTGACGCCGGCCGCGGTGGAGAAGATGGAGGCCGCGCTACAGCGCGCCAACGAGGCTGGCGGCACAGTGCTGACCGGCGGCAAGCGCATGGAGCGCCCAGGTAACTATGTTGAACCTACGATCGTGCGCATGCCCAAACAGACGGACGTGGTGAAAGAAGAAACCTTTGCGCCCGTGCTCTATGTCCTTGACTATGAGAACGTGGACGAAGCCCTGCAGATCCATAATGACGTGCCGCAGGGTTTGAGTAGCGCTATTTTCACCGACAGCATGCAGACGGTCGAGCGTTTTCTCTCCTCTGGCGGCAGCGACTGCGGCATTGCCAATGTCAATATCGGCACCTCCGGCGCCGAGATCGGCGGCGCGTTTGGCGGCGAGAAGGAAACCGGCGGCGGCCGCGAAAGCGGCTCCGATTCATGGCGGGCCTATATGCGCCGCCAGACGAATACGATCAACTGGGGCAAAGAGTTACCGTTGGCTCAGGGGATCAAGTTTGCAGACTAG
- the glk gene encoding glucokinase, producing the protein MTDYILAGDLGATKTNIALFESSNLQAGPQFTESYLNAEHDGLHAIVRKYLGDKSINIRTACFGVAGPVIDNHVRMINLDWEVDGAELCAEFGWQSAWLINDLKALANAVPFLQPAEMHTFQAGVPEQGGSIAVIAPGTGLGIGYLTWAGGRYTAYATEGGHASFAPETDLQHELLQWLRPQFGQVAIEHVCAGVGFPNLYGFLKASGHASEPEWLARELAAEGDDNNAIIVKHALEQTPGSEICQMTLKLFVEILGATSGNLALGMGATGGVYVGGGIPPRILPALQRYDFMKFFLGKVGYEEYLSRFPVHMILQPTAALLGAAAYARQQAGSPS; encoded by the coding sequence ATGACGGACTACATTCTCGCCGGTGACCTCGGCGCTACCAAGACGAACATTGCCCTTTTTGAAAGCAGCAATCTGCAGGCCGGGCCTCAGTTCACCGAGTCTTATCTGAATGCGGAGCATGATGGCCTGCACGCCATTGTGCGCAAGTATCTTGGCGATAAATCAATAAACATTCGTACAGCGTGTTTTGGCGTGGCCGGCCCTGTGATCGATAACCATGTACGCATGATCAATCTGGATTGGGAAGTAGACGGCGCTGAACTGTGCGCTGAGTTTGGTTGGCAGTCTGCCTGGTTGATCAACGACCTCAAGGCATTGGCCAATGCAGTGCCTTTTCTGCAGCCCGCTGAGATGCACACCTTCCAGGCTGGCGTGCCGGAGCAGGGCGGCAGCATTGCTGTGATCGCTCCGGGCACCGGCTTGGGTATTGGCTATCTCACCTGGGCCGGCGGGCGCTACACTGCCTATGCCACCGAAGGCGGCCACGCCAGTTTTGCTCCGGAGACGGACTTGCAGCATGAGTTGCTGCAGTGGCTGCGGCCTCAGTTTGGGCAAGTGGCTATTGAGCATGTGTGTGCGGGGGTAGGCTTTCCAAATCTATATGGCTTCCTCAAAGCTAGCGGGCATGCCAGCGAACCCGAATGGCTGGCCAGGGAACTAGCGGCGGAGGGTGATGACAACAATGCGATCATCGTCAAGCACGCCCTGGAGCAGACTCCAGGCAGCGAGATCTGCCAGATGACGCTGAAGCTGTTTGTGGAGATCCTGGGAGCCACCAGCGGCAACTTGGCCCTGGGGATGGGCGCAACCGGCGGCGTGTATGTGGGTGGAGGCATCCCGCCGCGCATTCTGCCGGCGCTGCAGCGTTATGACTTTATGAAGTTCTTTCTGGGCAAGGTGGGTTATGAGGAGTATCTTTCTCGTTTCCCCGTCCACATGATCCTGCAGCCCACGGCTGCTTTGCTGGGTGCGGCGGCTTATGCACGGCAGCAGGCAGGCTCGCCTTCCTAA
- a CDS encoding sigma-70 family RNA polymerase sigma factor, with amino-acid sequence MSNTIEAFENEAISLNEDEALERLIRLGRKQGFVSIDNVLQLVPGEQRQSEHLEEIFEALLNEGIPLVEDEDTDSIELSEADEDVEDEEPTNERSKIYAPDDPLAEAETGDLVRLYFNEAASVPLLTAAEEVDLAKKMERGNKARTQLAQKGLSAAKRAELQEAVQVGWDARQHIIVANSRLVISIAKKNMNRGLPLIDLIQEGNIGLMRAAKKFDYRRGFKFSTYATWWIRQAITRAISNKSRTIRIPAHMGDKIAKMMRMKNTLKQELKREATLAELAEALEVSAEEIELITTAGYQPHSLETPIGSDEDSVLGELIEDETAPSPEESTAQSLLEQDLARTIDETLPLREARILRLRFGLDDGKVHSLSDVGRKLGVTRERVRQIEAQALRKLRDPRVRSRLKDYVN; translated from the coding sequence ATGAGCAATACGATCGAAGCATTTGAAAACGAGGCAATCTCGCTGAATGAAGATGAGGCTCTGGAGCGTTTGATCCGGCTTGGACGCAAGCAGGGCTTTGTAAGCATTGACAATGTGCTGCAACTCGTGCCGGGCGAGCAGCGCCAGTCTGAGCACTTGGAGGAGATCTTTGAGGCTTTGCTGAACGAAGGCATCCCCCTCGTGGAGGATGAGGATACCGACAGCATTGAGCTCTCCGAGGCTGATGAAGACGTCGAAGACGAAGAGCCGACCAACGAGCGCAGCAAGATCTACGCGCCGGATGACCCGCTGGCCGAGGCCGAGACCGGGGACCTTGTGCGCCTGTACTTCAACGAAGCGGCCAGTGTGCCCCTGTTGACAGCCGCCGAGGAAGTGGATCTGGCCAAAAAGATGGAGCGCGGCAACAAGGCCCGCACTCAACTGGCCCAGAAAGGCCTGAGCGCGGCCAAGCGGGCTGAGTTGCAAGAGGCGGTGCAGGTGGGCTGGGATGCCCGCCAGCACATCATCGTGGCAAATAGCCGCCTGGTGATCAGCATCGCCAAGAAGAACATGAACCGTGGCCTGCCGCTCATCGACCTCATCCAAGAAGGAAACATTGGTCTGATGCGCGCGGCCAAGAAGTTTGACTACCGCCGTGGTTTCAAGTTCAGTACCTATGCTACTTGGTGGATCCGCCAGGCGATCACGCGGGCGATCTCCAACAAGTCGCGCACCATCCGCATTCCTGCGCACATGGGCGACAAGATCGCCAAGATGATGCGCATGAAAAACACGCTGAAACAGGAGCTGAAGCGTGAGGCCACGCTGGCTGAGCTGGCCGAGGCGCTGGAAGTAAGCGCTGAGGAGATCGAGCTGATCACCACCGCCGGCTACCAGCCGCACTCGCTGGAGACCCCGATAGGCAGCGACGAGGACTCAGTGCTGGGCGAGCTCATCGAAGATGAGACTGCCCCCTCGCCAGAGGAAAGCACCGCCCAGTCCCTTCTGGAGCAGGACCTGGCTCGCACCATTGACGAAACCCTGCCGCTGCGTGAGGCGCGCATTCTGCGCTTGCGCTTCGGCTTGGATGACGGCAAGGTGCATAGCCTGAGCGATGTGGGCCGCAAGCTGGGTGTCACGCGTGAACGTGTGCGCCAGATCGAGGCCCAGGCTCTGCGCAAGCTGCGTGACCCGCGTGTACGCTCCCGTCTAAAGGATTACGTCAACTAA
- a CDS encoding cytochrome P450: protein MINTETVSTPSKLPTPPMLSGGLPYIGHAIEFYRDQEAFFRRGYNKHGNVFGIKLLGQPMAILVGPQEQSFFFKSTDKELSMEKPYQFLAAMFGRIAFLGSHETYKLHRPILHSLFTREQMASYLPVMSQVVNEWLGRLGDSGEIELTEEMTHIVKEVAGRCFLGEDVHRRLEAEGFWEQYDALSESLDPLLYNLPLPKFKRRDAAKEKISAILQPLIEERRKQPVADGFQYLLEQPDNSGEPLPDEIVANFFAALMFAGHETTAGQAAWPIIHLINDSQHCARVQEEVQRVLGTSAEVNHVHMREIAQINAAVQETGRLRPSAETLIREVQEDITLNGYRIPAGWFVMTSTAAAHFIPEYFTEPYAYDPARFTERGEGRGFELITFGGGLHKCTGMNFARTEMSIILALLFRKYDLELVTPFESIGVNRGGSSKPTSTLVRYKKRS, encoded by the coding sequence ATGATCAATACCGAAACAGTCAGCACTCCTTCCAAACTGCCCACCCCGCCCATGCTCAGTGGCGGATTGCCTTACATTGGCCATGCCATCGAGTTTTATCGCGACCAGGAAGCGTTCTTCCGCCGCGGCTACAACAAGCATGGCAATGTTTTTGGCATCAAGCTGCTCGGCCAACCCATGGCCATCCTTGTCGGGCCTCAAGAACAATCTTTCTTCTTCAAGAGCACTGACAAAGAATTGAGCATGGAGAAGCCATACCAGTTCCTGGCCGCCATGTTCGGGCGCATTGCCTTCCTCGGCTCGCACGAAACTTACAAGTTGCACCGCCCGATCCTGCACAGTCTCTTTACTCGTGAGCAGATGGCCAGCTACCTGCCCGTTATGAGCCAAGTGGTGAATGAATGGCTGGGGCGCTTGGGCGACAGTGGTGAAATCGAACTGACTGAAGAAATGACGCACATCGTCAAAGAAGTGGCTGGCCGCTGCTTCCTGGGCGAAGATGTTCACCGCCGCCTGGAAGCCGAGGGTTTCTGGGAGCAGTACGATGCATTGAGCGAATCGCTCGACCCACTGCTCTACAACTTGCCCCTGCCCAAGTTCAAGCGCCGCGATGCCGCCAAGGAGAAGATCAGCGCCATCCTGCAGCCACTCATCGAAGAGCGTCGCAAGCAGCCTGTAGCCGACGGCTTCCAGTATCTGCTGGAACAGCCTGATAACTCCGGCGAGCCGCTGCCGGATGAGATCGTGGCCAACTTCTTCGCCGCCCTCATGTTCGCCGGGCATGAGACCACTGCAGGCCAGGCCGCCTGGCCCATCATCCACCTCATCAACGATTCACAGCACTGCGCCCGCGTGCAGGAGGAAGTGCAACGCGTCCTCGGCACCTCAGCCGAAGTGAACCACGTTCATATGCGCGAGATTGCCCAGATCAACGCCGCCGTTCAGGAAACCGGGCGCCTGCGCCCGTCTGCCGAGACGCTGATCCGCGAAGTGCAGGAAGACATCACTTTGAACGGCTATCGCATCCCCGCCGGCTGGTTTGTGATGACCTCCACCGCGGCGGCCCACTTCATCCCCGAGTACTTCACGGAGCCTTACGCCTACGACCCCGCCCGCTTTACCGAGCGCGGCGAGGGCCGCGGCTTTGAGCTCATCACCTTCGGCGGCGGCCTCCACAAATGCACGGGCATGAACTTCGCCCGCACCGAAATGTCCATCATCCTGGCGCTGCTGTTCCGAAAGTACGACCTCGAACTGGTAACCCCGTTCGAGTCGATCGGCGTGAACCGGGGCGGCTCCAGCAAGCCCACCTCCACGCTTGTACGCTATAAAAAACGTAGCTAG
- a CDS encoding SRPBCC domain-containing protein → MSGNTIAITQYIPNASPQQVYAALTTVEGLARWWWPHISDTSYRIDACVGGEYDIRSVAAGIGARGRFTALDPNSNLRFTWNWMNDGISTVEEEVEIHIQPADNGVTLSLTHCLAPQAGDGADLRQGWSDVLARLAILWE, encoded by the coding sequence ATGAGCGGTAACACCATCGCCATCACACAGTACATCCCCAACGCCAGCCCACAACAGGTCTACGCGGCCCTCACGACGGTCGAGGGCTTGGCGCGCTGGTGGTGGCCGCACATCAGCGACACCTCCTATCGCATTGATGCCTGCGTAGGCGGCGAATATGACATCCGCTCGGTTGCCGCTGGCATCGGTGCGCGCGGGCGCTTCACCGCCCTCGATCCCAATAGCAATCTGCGCTTCACCTGGAACTGGATGAATGACGGCATCAGCACTGTTGAGGAAGAAGTTGAGATACATATCCAACCCGCCGACAACGGCGTGACGCTTAGTCTCACCCACTGCCTTGCCCCGCAAGCCGGTGACGGCGCTGACCTGCGCCAGGGCTGGAGTGATGTGCTGGCACGTCTGGCTATCTTGTGGGAATAG
- the xth gene encoding exodeoxyribonuclease III produces MKLISWNVNGLRAHLKKDGWKWILKQKPDVICLQEIKSKPEQLTDAQMETFKGYTVAWNPAERPGYSGVATMVAKKSKEDIIGFGVPKFDIEGRVIQTRFDDFTLLNVYFPSGTTGMERVKFKLEFYDALLKHIKKLHKAGENLILTGDFNTAHNEIDLARPKENQRTSGFMPEERAALGLFFDAGLVDTFRELYPNKQQFSWWTARFPSARQNNIGWRLDYFLVSKPLLKKVNDITIFDKVTGSDHCPVMLELK; encoded by the coding sequence ATGAAACTGATTAGCTGGAACGTAAACGGGCTGCGCGCCCATCTCAAGAAAGATGGCTGGAAGTGGATCCTGAAGCAGAAGCCGGATGTGATCTGCCTTCAAGAGATCAAGAGCAAACCTGAGCAGCTTACCGATGCCCAGATGGAAACCTTCAAAGGCTACACCGTAGCCTGGAACCCGGCTGAGCGCCCTGGTTACAGCGGTGTGGCCACTATGGTGGCCAAAAAGAGCAAGGAAGACATCATTGGTTTTGGCGTGCCCAAGTTTGACATCGAGGGCCGCGTTATTCAAACCCGCTTTGACGACTTCACCCTGCTGAACGTTTACTTCCCCAGCGGCACCACCGGCATGGAACGCGTCAAATTCAAGCTGGAGTTTTACGATGCGCTGCTCAAGCACATCAAGAAGTTGCACAAGGCGGGCGAGAATCTGATCCTTACGGGTGACTTCAATACCGCTCACAACGAGATCGATCTCGCCCGCCCAAAGGAGAACCAGAGAACCTCAGGCTTCATGCCGGAAGAGCGTGCCGCCCTGGGCCTGTTCTTTGATGCGGGGCTGGTGGACACGTTCCGTGAGTTGTATCCCAATAAGCAGCAATTCAGCTGGTGGACGGCGCGCTTTCCCAGCGCTCGCCAGAACAACATCGGCTGGCGCTTGGACTACTTTCTGGTCTCCAAGCCTTTGCTCAAGAAGGTCAATGACATCACCATCTTTGACAAAGTAACCGGGTCAGACCATTGCCCGGTCATGCTGGAACTGAAATGA